In the Leptolyngbya sp. FACHB-261 genome, GGGCAGTGGTTCCAGGTCGATGCCAGCCTCTGGTTGGATGTGAGCCGCCCTGGTGAAACTGACGCCCTTGATGATGCTCTCGACTATCGCTACGCAGTCGCAGCCATCCAGGACACCATCGCCACAGCTCGGTTCGCTCTGCTGGAAAAACTCGCCACCGTGCTGGCCCAAAAGCTGCTGGCCGAGTCACGGGTGCAGCAGGTGCGGGTCAAAGTCACCAAGCTCAACACGCCGATTCCAGGCTTTGCTGGCGAAATTGCCGTGGAGATTGTGCGCGGACGAGACCCCCTTCCCCAGTCTCTCCCCGGCACGGAGAGGGGAGCCGAAGCGAGCCCTGTCGTCACAAGTCCTGTGGCTAAGGGCAAAGACACTAAGCGTCAGGAGCCAGACCAGCAGGACTTTAACCCCCCCCCTTCCCTTGCAGGGAAGGGGGCCGGGGGAGATCCCAGCGCCAAAATCGTCAAGGCCATGTATACCGATGGCGCTTGCTCTGGCAATCCCGGGCCGGGCGGCTGGGGAGTAGTGGTGTATTTCCAGGACGGCAGCAGCCACGAGCTAGGCGGTGCAGCAGCCAACACGACTAACAACCGCATGGAGATGCAAGCGGCCATTGCGGCGCTGGAGTTCTTTCAGGCCCATCCTCAGACCGAGCGGATCACCCTCTACACCGACAGCGAGTATCTGAGGAACGGCATTACCAAGTGGATTTCTGGCTGGAAAAAGCGCGGCTGGAAGACAGCAGACGGTAAGCCGGTAAAAAACGAAGACCTCTGGCGGCAGCTAGATTTTCTATACACGCCCAGTGTGGTGAATTGGCAGTATGTGCGGGGGCATGCGGGCGACGTGGGCAACGAACGAGCGGATGCCATTGCGGCAGCGTTCGCTCAGCAGCGCTCACCGAAACTTACGCAAGTCATCGCCTCCTGACGGGCTAAAATCCGGAAGAGCGCTCATTCTGTAAGCCAGGTTACAACATGACCGATATCCCCTTGCCGCCTCCGGAGTCGGACAGGCCAGATGAGCTGCGCATTCAGCGCCTTCAGGCTCTGGCGCACAATTTACAACTAGCTGACGAAATTGCCTCTCAGGGTTACCTGATCACCAGCTCTGAGTTGGCCGACCTCATGGATGTGAACCCCAGCGCCGTCACCAGCCGGGGCGACCAATGGACTTGGCGCAACTGGGTAGTGACCCGTGTGCGCCGCGAGGGCAATCAACTGCTCTGGCAACTGGAGCGTACTGCCTAGTCCTTAATTTGGAGCTAGTCCCTATCCGGTACCACCGATTCAAGTCTGGCCTGGGTCTGAAAGCGCTAGAGCACAAACGACTCGATCGCCGCCGCTACCCCATCTTCCTCAACTCCCGGTGCAACCCAGTCCGCAAACGCCTGAACTTCTAGCGGTGCTTCGCCCATAGCGACGCCGATACCCGCGTATTGCAGCATCTCGACATCGTTAAAGTTGTCGCCAATCGCCATCACCTGATCGGCGCGCAAACCCAGTACGTCTTCGGCCAGCGCTTTGACGGCAGTCCCTTTGTTCACCAGAGGATTGGCTGCTTCAAAGAAGGTGGCCACCGACTTGGTGAGGTAGAGTTCGGCGGGGGTATAGCGCTGTTGCAATGCCGAGAGTAGTTCGCTGATCAGGGGAACGTTGTCGCTGAGGGCGAGAACTTTGGTCGGTTCGGTTTTGAGGTCTTGAGTTAGAGCCCGGCGCAGATCGCCCACGATGATCGGCGTAACGCCTGAGCGCTCAGCATAAAGGGCACTGGCCGGGGTTAGCTCGCGAATGTAGAGCTGATCGTTGATGTAGAGATGGACCGACAGCTCAGCTCTAAATGGGGAAGCATCGAAGTGATCGAGCAACGCTAGAGTTCGCTCCATTGGTACGGTCCAGTGGCGATAAATTTTGTTGGTGACTGGATCTTGGATCAAAGCTCCCTGGTAGGCCATCAGGGGCAAATCACAGTTCAGCTCACGGTGGAAGCGAACTGCCGAGTGGTACATCCGACCAGTGGCAATGGCAACAAGTACACCTTTAGCTTGAGCTGCTTGGACCGCTTGTTTGACCGGCTCTCGAATCTGGTTAGAAACACCAGCGATCGTGCCATCAATATCGAGGACCAAGAGGCGAATATCAGAGGTCGGAGGCTCCTCGACCGCTAGTTGGGGAAGCAGCGAGTAGCCTTCTGGAGAAGTCAGGGTCATGGCAAATTGCTGGATGGTCCATCCCCTAGAGTCTAAAAGATTCCAACACCGGTAGATGACCAATAAAAACCGCTCCAAAGCGGAGCGGAGTCCGTAAGCATAGCACTGAACTAATCACCTACACTAGCGCTCCTTTTACAGCACTAACCGTTCATAGCGAACCGAAATCTAAGCTGGAGCAGCTAACTCCTCCTTTGGTAATAGAGGTTGGCGCTAGCTTTCACCTCAGCTCTGAGTTATCAAATTTGAATTACCAAATTTGAATTACCAAATTTGAATCAAGTTCAGGGAGGGCTGGATTTGAAGAGAATGCTAAAGCCAGCCGTCTCAATGCTCAAGCTGAAATCCAAATGCTGGAACGGGAGAACTGGCCCCAGGCGCAGCTCTCGGCTGAACTCGATCAACCGCGTCATCAGCCGCGTTAAATTAACGCCTCGGATCAAAATACTACTAACCGCTTGATCGTCCTCAATGCTGCTGATTCGGTTTGCACCAAATTCGCCATCGAGGTCTGCTAGCAGGTGAGCAAGAACGGCATCATCACCCGTGATCGTGATCAACTCATCAGTTGCCATGCCTTGCATCATACGGCAAATAGACCAGCAAACAGGCCAGCAAACAGAAAGGCTAAGCCTTGGTTAGGCCCTGCCAGGCTGCTCTATTGGCATTCTCTGACAATTGCCCCCAGGATTGGCAGGACAGGTGCAGGGCAGGTACAAGACACTGCCCTACAGCAGCCATCATTTTGGTACTTAGCAACCCTGGTTCTGAGCCCGTGGGTCTGCGGAGTAGAACAAAATTGGCAGCAAAACTCACCAGCAAAGTCAGGAGTGCAGATGGGCTTTAGTCGATGGATTCAGCTATTAACCGTCGTGCCAAGTCTGGTACCAGCAGTTCTAATCCAGCCCCCAATTCGCAACCTGCTTGCTGTTAGCTTGGGTGCCATTGGCGGAGCCCTGAGCCGCTACTATCTCGGTCTATGGTTTACCAAACATTTTGGTCTTGCCTTTCCCTACGGCACCTTCGTAATCAATCTCAGCGGCTGTCTGCTCATGGGCTTTTTTTCCACATTGTCTGTAGAGCGAGCTGCGCTGGTTTCACCCGAAGTTCGCTTGTTAATCGCAGTCGGATTTTTGGGCTCTTACACGACTTTTTCAACCTACGGTTTAGACACAGCTAACCTCATACGCAGCAGCAGTTGGAGTGTGACCTTGTTCTATTGGGCAGGTAGTGCAATTTTAGGCGTGCTCAGTCTCGAACTAGGTCGCCTGCTAGCCGGAAAGTTGCTCTAGTAATCTCACCCTCTCAAACTGAATTTAAGCTGAATTATGCAGTGCAAGTTAGAACCTGCTAAGCCGATTTTTGCCCGTTTCAGCTACCCTAAAGAGGCAGGTTGCCCCCTTGCCCTTTGTGCTGACAACTGAGCCTTTTTTCAGCGCTCCTCTAGAGCCTAAACTTCAAGCCATTCGTAACCGCTTACGTCCGGGTCAGCAGGTGATTGCAGACTGGCAAGCTGGGCCTTTGGCTGTTTCAGCGGTGCCCGGAGCAGGCAAATCTACTGGCATGGCCGGAGCGGCGGCGCTGGTGATTGCTCGTCATCAGTTGAACCGGCGGCGACAGTTAGTCGTAGTCACCTTCACGCGCTCAGCCGTAGCTAGCATTCGGGCCAAAATTCGTAGCCATTTACGCGAGCTAGGGCTGCCTCAAGGTAGCTTTCTAGTAAATACGCTGCACGGCCTAGCCCTGAATATCGCCGGTAGCCAGCCGGAACTGTCAGGTGTGCGCGCTGACCTGAAGGCAGTGCTCCAACCCAGCCAGAAGGCCCGCTTTCTGCGCCAGGCAGTGGACCAGTGGATCGCCGAAAATCCCCAGCCCTTCCAGCTTTTGATCGAGGGCCGCGCCTTCGATGGCGAAGAAACCGAGCGGCAACGGCGGCAATTCATTCTGCGGAGCGAAATCCTGCCCGCCCTAGCGCAGGAGGTGGTGCAGGAAGCCCGCAGTTCCGGCCTGAGTCCTAACCAAGTGCGTGAGATCTCTCGTCAGGTTTCTGAGGAAGTAGAGTTTTCGGTGTTGGGAGTGGCAGCAGGGCTGTACGAACGCTACGAGCGCATTTTGCGAGCAGCCAATGCCATCGATTACGACGACATGATTTTGGGTGCGCTGCGGGTGCTGGAGGATCCAGTGGCGCGGCAGATCTGGCAAGAACGGGTGTTTGCCGTTTTTGAGGATGAAGCCCAAGACTCCTCACCGCTACAAACCCGCCTGCTGGAAATCTTGAGTCAGAGCGAGACAGACGGCAGCAATCTGGTGCGGGTGGGCGACCCAAATCAGGCAATTAACTCCACTTTTACACCCGCAGATCCCCGGTTCTTCAACGATTTTTGCGACCAGTGCGGCAGCTCAGAGCGCTTAGCCATCCTGGATCAAGCCGGACGCAGCAGTCGCATCATTATCGACGCGGCCAATTTTGTCTTGAATTGGGTCAATCAGTCTTCGTTGGTGGGGCGTGAGCGGGCCTTCCGTCCCCAGCAGATCCAATCCGTCGATGCCGGTGACCCGCAAGCCGATGCCAACCCAGCCCCCGAAGGCCGAGGCCTAGAGTTACTGGCCCCACGCGACATTTACCACAGTGCCCAACTGTTGGGTGCTCGGGCACTGGAATTGCTGAAGGCCAACCCGGACCGCACCGCCGCCGTACTAGTGCGCCAACACAACCAGAGCCGCTTTCTGTGCGAGCAGTTGCAGTTCTTGCAAAAGGACCACGGTATTGTCGTCTATGACACCGAGCAGCGGGAGCGGCGTTCGCGCGTTCCAGCGCAGATGCTAGCGCTGTTGCAGTTCATCAATCGCCCTCACTCGCCCGACAATCTCAAAAACGCGCTGAGTGTGTTGCTAGAGCGGCAGCTGATTCCCAGTCAAGATCTCAATGCCCTAGCAGTTGACCCTGAGCGCTTTCTCTATCCGGGGCCTCTAGACCCTGCCCTCTCGGCAACCCAAGCTCAAATTCGACGCAAGTGTGCAGGGTTGCTGCGGGCACGCCTAGAGTTGCCACTGTTCAACTTGATTCCTTTTGTGGCGCTGGCACTAGGCTACGATGCCTCGGAGTTGGCTACTGCCGACAAGCTGACCGAGCGCATTGTGCAGCAGGTCTACAGCCAGGGTGCTCATCCCAGTCTCAACGCTGTGCTTGGCGTGCTCAACGACATTGTGTTGTCGGAAAACTTTGAGGCGGTGGAGGTGGAAGACCCGGAGGTGCGCTACATTCGCCCCGGCCAACTCACCGTGATCACTATGCACAAGGCCAAGGGACTGGACTGGGATTACGTTTTCATTCCGTTCCTGCATGAGCGCCTGATTCCCGGTCAGCCTTACGTGCCCGCCAGTGCTCAATTCTTGGGGGACTTTACCTTGCCAGAAGTGGCCCGAGCACAGATTCGGGCTTATGTGCATGGCGATGAGGTTCCCTCAGTGGGTGAAGCTTGGCGACGGGCCGGTGAGCTGAAGGCCGCCGAGGAGTTTCGCTTGCTCTACGTAGCCATGACGCGGGCCAAGCGCCTGCTGTGGATGTCAGCTGAGAAAAGTACGCCGTTCTCCTGGAACAACCTGGAGATGATGCAAGACACCGCCAAAGCCTGCCCAATTCTCAAGCCCCTAGCTCAGCGCTTTCCTAGCAGTTTGGTTCCTTGCTAGGAGGTCTTCCAGACTGAAGTTGCTTAAGTGGCCACTTACTTGAATGATCTTGCCTGGTTTCAACTTTTAGTCGAGCCAATAATATAAGTGAGCGGGGGCCGGGCGCCATTTAAGCAATTGAGGGAAAGCACGATGGATGACTCTACTTACGCAATTTTTCTGGGCTTTGGTTTGCTTTGGGTCGTGATGGCGGGAATTGCTTTTATTGCCTTGCTGAAAGCAGATGGACAAAAGCTACAATTCGGTCCCAATGGACTGATTGTTGCGATTCCGATTGTGTTGGTCATTGCAGTTGCTTTAATTTTTGGGGTCATAGCAGGCACCTAAACCTTGCGAAATTAGTTCCAGGGCTTACTGCGATATTTGGCTCATTACTGCACTAATTTTTGCAAGCCACTGAGTTTTGCAAGCCAGGCTTATTCACCTCAAAAGCATGACTAAAAGCATCGCTATGGGCTAGTGTCCCAGCAGGTTTGCAATGCTCGTCTAACCAGCCCAATAGCCTGGTAGCCAGTCAGCTAGTTGAGGCACACTGGGTGGCAGCTCTTTCGCGCAGGTTCGGAGCACATGCCAGCTACTCCTGAGTTTCCTGCCCCTGAGTTTGGCTCTGAATTTCTTGATATCCGACCCCCCTGGAACGCTTGGGACCTGCTCAAAACTATCTTGGGCGGCTTGGTCCTGAGTTTGATGCTGGTGGCGACGGTGTTGTTTGGTGCGAAGGCGCTGGCCAGCTCCGACCTGCTCGAAGTTCCCAGGCGGGTGGCAGTCAATCTCGCGATTCTGAGCACCTACTTTGGGCTGCTGGGCTCAGCCTGGTATTTCGTTTTGCGGCGTTATCGAGCGCAGTGGCAGGAGGTAGGTTTACGTCCGGTGAGCGTGAAGGGACTGCTAGCAGTGTTGCCAGTAATGCTCGCTGTTCTTGCGGTCAATGTTGGGTTGACGCTCGTGATGACTCGTCTGCTTGGGCCAATCAATAATCCACAAAAGGAGAGTTTCGCGCCAGGCGGTGTCATGACCCTGAGCGATTTGGGCTGGTTGTTTCCCCATGTCGCGGTGGCAGCGCCGATTGTTGAGGAAATTCTGTTTCGGGGCATGCTCTACCCTTATCTGCGCAGCAGAACCAGCCGCTCCAATGCCGTTCTGCTCTCGGCAGGCATCTTTGCTTCGATTCATTTTATCCCAGTGCTGTGGCCGTTTCTGTTCAATTTGGGCATAGCGCTGGCCCTAGTTACAGAGCGCTACAAGAGTATCTATCCAGCCATACTGCTACACGGGTTGAATAACGCGTTGGTGGTGACGGGGATGTACTTTTCGCTCCATCAAGGCAGTTAGCTAGCTCCGCTAAACCCCTGAGCCAAGCCGCTTGCAGGCAGACAGCCCGCGCGGTGAAACTCTTGGCTTGACAAATCTCTCCAGTAAGAGGAAGGTTAGTGATGACTTAACTCTCCTCTTACTGGAAGCTTAGGTTAGGATGCCCCGTCAGGCTTGCTGCACGGGGGATATTGCTGTGTTTTTCTGCGAACCGTGGAGCCAAGGAGCCAGAACTATGCCTACCAAGCCTGACCAACTCGTGTCGGCGAGCTACTTTTATCGCGTAGTGTGGCGCTGGCATTTCTACGCTGGCCTGTTGGTCGCTCCGTTCATGGTGATGTTGGCAATTACCGGCAGCATCTACCTGTTCAAGCCGCAACTGGATGGCTGGATGTACCACAACTTGATGTTTGTGCCGCCAACTAGCCCAGCACTGTCCCAAGTTGAGCAGCTTGAGGCCGTTCGCAGTGCTTACCCTGGCGCAGAGCTGTCAACTTTTCGTCCCGCTGAGACACCAGAGCGCAGCGCTGAAGTTGGCCTGACCACTCAGGATGGGCGCGAACTGACGGTGTTTGTGAATCCGGCCAATGGCAATCTGTTGGGGAACCGCGATGAGACGCACAACCTTCAGGCTTATGCTCGCAAGCTGCACGGCGAGTTGATGCTTGGCGTGATCGGCGACCGGATGATCGAGTTAGCGGCCTGTTGGGGTTTAGTGCTAATGATCACGGGCCTGTACCTCTGGTGGCCACGCAAGGGTTCACTGCTTTGGGGAA is a window encoding:
- a CDS encoding CPBP family intramembrane glutamic endopeptidase, with translation MPATPEFPAPEFGSEFLDIRPPWNAWDLLKTILGGLVLSLMLVATVLFGAKALASSDLLEVPRRVAVNLAILSTYFGLLGSAWYFVLRRYRAQWQEVGLRPVSVKGLLAVLPVMLAVLAVNVGLTLVMTRLLGPINNPQKESFAPGGVMTLSDLGWLFPHVAVAAPIVEEILFRGMLYPYLRSRTSRSNAVLLSAGIFASIHFIPVLWPFLFNLGIALALVTERYKSIYPAILLHGLNNALVVTGMYFSLHQGS
- a CDS encoding Cof-type HAD-IIB family hydrolase; translation: MTLTSPEGYSLLPQLAVEEPPTSDIRLLVLDIDGTIAGVSNQIREPVKQAVQAAQAKGVLVAIATGRMYHSAVRFHRELNCDLPLMAYQGALIQDPVTNKIYRHWTVPMERTLALLDHFDASPFRAELSVHLYINDQLYIRELTPASALYAERSGVTPIIVGDLRRALTQDLKTEPTKVLALSDNVPLISELLSALQQRYTPAELYLTKSVATFFEAANPLVNKGTAVKALAEDVLGLRADQVMAIGDNFNDVEMLQYAGIGVAMGEAPLEVQAFADWVAPGVEEDGVAAAIESFVL
- the crcB gene encoding fluoride efflux transporter CrcB; amino-acid sequence: MGFSRWIQLLTVVPSLVPAVLIQPPIRNLLAVSLGAIGGALSRYYLGLWFTKHFGLAFPYGTFVINLSGCLLMGFFSTLSVERAALVSPEVRLLIAVGFLGSYTTFSTYGLDTANLIRSSSWSVTLFYWAGSAILGVLSLELGRLLAGKLL
- a CDS encoding ATP-dependent helicase, producing MLTTEPFFSAPLEPKLQAIRNRLRPGQQVIADWQAGPLAVSAVPGAGKSTGMAGAAALVIARHQLNRRRQLVVVTFTRSAVASIRAKIRSHLRELGLPQGSFLVNTLHGLALNIAGSQPELSGVRADLKAVLQPSQKARFLRQAVDQWIAENPQPFQLLIEGRAFDGEETERQRRQFILRSEILPALAQEVVQEARSSGLSPNQVREISRQVSEEVEFSVLGVAAGLYERYERILRAANAIDYDDMILGALRVLEDPVARQIWQERVFAVFEDEAQDSSPLQTRLLEILSQSETDGSNLVRVGDPNQAINSTFTPADPRFFNDFCDQCGSSERLAILDQAGRSSRIIIDAANFVLNWVNQSSLVGRERAFRPQQIQSVDAGDPQADANPAPEGRGLELLAPRDIYHSAQLLGARALELLKANPDRTAAVLVRQHNQSRFLCEQLQFLQKDHGIVVYDTEQRERRSRVPAQMLALLQFINRPHSPDNLKNALSVLLERQLIPSQDLNALAVDPERFLYPGPLDPALSATQAQIRRKCAGLLRARLELPLFNLIPFVALALGYDASELATADKLTERIVQQVYSQGAHPSLNAVLGVLNDIVLSENFEAVEVEDPEVRYIRPGQLTVITMHKAKGLDWDYVFIPFLHERLIPGQPYVPASAQFLGDFTLPEVARAQIRAYVHGDEVPSVGEAWRRAGELKAAEEFRLLYVAMTRAKRLLWMSAEKSTPFSWNNLEMMQDTAKACPILKPLAQRFPSSLVPC
- the rnhA gene encoding ribonuclease HI — encoded protein: MNNLDCIHLTGVRGYGHIGALPEEQALGQWFQVDASLWLDVSRPGETDALDDALDYRYAVAAIQDTIATARFALLEKLATVLAQKLLAESRVQQVRVKVTKLNTPIPGFAGEIAVEIVRGRDPLPQSLPGTERGAEASPVVTSPVAKGKDTKRQEPDQQDFNPPPSLAGKGAGGDPSAKIVKAMYTDGACSGNPGPGGWGVVVYFQDGSSHELGGAAANTTNNRMEMQAAIAALEFFQAHPQTERITLYTDSEYLRNGITKWISGWKKRGWKTADGKPVKNEDLWRQLDFLYTPSVVNWQYVRGHAGDVGNERADAIAAAFAQQRSPKLTQVIAS